One stretch of Euphorbia lathyris chromosome 7, ddEupLath1.1, whole genome shotgun sequence DNA includes these proteins:
- the LOC136200667 gene encoding protein DEFECTIVE IN MERISTEM SILENCING 3-like, whose amino-acid sequence MEEEASIIPSNEMQNGGSMQAQSVIYNSKKFQDDLHAAGIKIMQHEDNLKILKSQRNKLEDSILDLQVILGNYHSARPPSGESESHSSNQSEAETVKQILQHETSAGGILCQLTTRHGTHAPQLAFTKDVLGIVATLGKVDDDNLSRLLSEYLGVETMLGIVCKTYEGVKALETYDKEGHINSDSGIRGFGTTIGRTLDGRFLVICLENLRPYCGEFVDDEPQRRLDLLRPKLPNGECPPGFIGFAVNMIHVDYMNLLYVYDAYGLRETLFYSLFSRLQVYKSREEMLLALPLISDGAISLDGGIIKPNGFFSLGNWTDVDVRFPKPSMSANPPDSYMETENQLKQKTWEKEKLTEDLKREKMLLNSARFNFETKKEEFVKFLSQTSANTAQMQGGQDRFNPR is encoded by the exons ATGGAAGAAGAAGCTAGTATTATCCCAAGTAATGAAATGCAAAATGGTGGTTCTATGCAAGCCCAATCCGTCATATACAATTCTAAG AAATTTCAAGATGATCTACACGCAGCGGGAATCAAAATCATGCAGCATGAGGATaacttgaaaattttgaaaagtcAACGAAACAAATTAGAAGACTCAATACTTGATCTGCAAG TTATTCTTGGTAATTATCACTCCGCAAGACCTCCTAGTGGTGAAAGTGAAAGCCATTCCTCCAATCAGAGTGAGGCAGAAACAGTAAAGCAGATTCTGCAGCATGAAACTTCTGCTGGAGGCATTCTGTGTCAGCTGACAACGCGCCATGGTACTCATGCACCTCAACTCGCATTCACTAAGGATGTGCTTGGTATTGTTGCTACTCTGGGCAAGGTGGATGATGATAATCTTAGCAG GCTTCTTTCAGAGTACTTAGGAGTAGAGACAATGCTAGGAATTGTTTGCAAGACTTACGAAGGTGTTAAAGCTCTTGAAACTTATGACAAGGAAGGCCATATAAATAGTGATTCTGGAATTAGAGGCTTTGGTACTACTATCGGACGGACTCTGGATGGTCGATTTCTTGTCATTTGTCTCGAAAATTTAAG ACCTTACTGTGGTGAATTTGTGGATGATGAGCCTCAAAGAAGGCTTGATCTTCTACGGCCAAAATTGCCTAATGGCGAGTGCCCACCTGGATTTATTGGTTTCGCTGTTAACATGATCCATGTGGATTACATGAATTTGTTGTATGTATATGATGCCTATGGCCTCAGAGAGACTCTATTTTACAGCCTCTTTTCTCGCCTGCAAGTTTACAAAAGTAGGGAGGAGATGCTACTTGCTCTTCCACTTATAAGTGATGGAGCAATTTCACTAGATGGAGGGATTATTAAGCCTAATGGTTTCTTTTCCTTGGGGAATTG GACTGATGTTGATGTAAGATTTCCAAAACCTTCCATGTCAGCAAATCCACCTGATAGCTACATGGAAACTGAGAATCAGCTCAAACAGAAGACATGGGAAAAGGAGAAGTTGACAGAGGATTTAAAGCGAGAGAAAATGCTGTTAAATTCTGCAAGATTCAATTTTGAGACAAAGAAGGAAGAGTTTGTTAAGTTTCTCTCACAAACATCTGCAAACACAGCTCAG ATGCAGGGAGGACAGGATAGGTTCAACCCTAGATGA